In bacterium, the sequence CCTCGACGAAGATGATGCGCTCGTCGGGCCTGGCCTCGGGAAGCTCGCCGTAGAATTGGAGCTCCCCCGGCTCGTCGCCGTCGCGGTAGCTGGAGAGCGCCACCACCTCGAACTTGAGGGGCATTTCCAGGCGGCGGACCAGGTCCGCTAAAAAGATGATCGACCCCTTGAGGACGCCCAGGACCAGAAGCGGCCCGTCGCCGAGGTCGGCGTTTATCTCCCGGGCCAGCTCGCCGACCCGGCGCTCGATGTCCCGCTCGCTGAAGACGACTTGCATTGTGGCGACCGCCCCCTCCCGGCGATGATACCAAAAACGGACCCCGCGGGCCGCTTCTGGGGTGCGATGTGAGTGGGGGACGAGAAAACCCGCCGACGGTCAATCGTGGACGGCCGCCCCCGCGAATCACGCCGAGGGAGCATCCCTATCCAGCCAACCCGCCGAA encodes:
- a CDS encoding phosphoribosyltransferase family protein; translation: MQVVFSERDIERRVGELAREINADLGDGPLLVLGVLKGSIIFLADLVRRLEMPLKFEVVALSSYRDGDEPGELQFYGELPEARPDERIIFVEDIVDTGRTLTELRRFLDEHYGRPVAVCAFLDKPGRRLHRVDVNYT